A single window of Colletotrichum higginsianum IMI 349063 chromosome 8, whole genome shotgun sequence DNA harbors:
- a CDS encoding Major facilitator superfamily transporter produces MSTPPDQARDAEKRHATQMTDTPVRSGSDLEKSGSSPSVLQPSSSDDNRSRVAQDKDTGRDPDAGDGPDVNADAVTIVGQALSRATSRSSITPAPPPDGGVTAWMAINSFGVFQSYYTTLLFRPPSDIAWIGSFEVFLLFFISTFSGRLTDAGYFRTLFAAGFLLVSLGMLATSFCTQYWQFFLAQGICLGIGNGCLFCPALSTASTYFDKRRGLALGFVSIGSSTGGLIYPTMVRQLLPSIGFGWTIRAIAFVQMGTLMIAFVFLRPRVKPRKAGSIVEWAAFKELEYTFYAIGSLLNYLGVFFAFYYLASYTRDIIGLSYNPSLNLLLVLNGVGVPGRILPGYIADRVGSINTLIPMSFISGLLMYCWVAVSSTSGLYTWTPFYGLAASAIQSLFPSALSQLTSDPRKQGTRMGMTFTIVSFAVLTGPPIAGAIISAEGGRYVGAQVYAGTCLLAGMCFWIAARVVKTRKAGGGLWFKT; encoded by the exons ATGAGCACGCCTCCAGACCAGGCCCGAGATGCAGAGAAGAGGCATGCCACACAGATGACGGACACGCCAGTTCGGTCAGGCTCTGATCTGGAGAAGAGCGGGAGCTCCCCGTCCGTGCTCCaaccgtcgtcgtcggatgACAACCGATCCAGAGTGGCACAGGACAAGGACACGGGCCGGGACCCGGATGCCGGAGACGGGCCCGATGTCaatgccgacgccgtcacTATCGTGGGCCAGGCTCTCAGccgggcgacgtcgaggtcgagcattacgccagcgccgcctcccgACGGAGGCGTGACCGCCTGGATGGCTA TTAACTCCTTCGGCGTCTTCCAATCCTACTACACGACCCTCCTTTTCCGCCCGCCGTCCGACATCGCCTGGATCGGCTCCTTCGaggtcttcctcctcttcttcatcagcACCTTTAGTGGCCGCCTCACCGACGCCGGCTATTTCCGAACGCTCTTTgccgccggcttcctcctcgtctccctcggCATGCTCGCCACCTCCTTCTGCACCCAGTACTGGCagttcttcctcgcccaggGCATCTGCCTGGGCATCGGCAACGGGTGCCTGTTCTGCCCGGCGctgtcgacggcgtcgacctaCTTCGACAAGAGGAGGGGCCTGGCGCTGGGCTTCGTATCGATCGGCAGCTCGACGGGCGGCTTGATCTACCCAACCATGGTGAGGCAGCTGCTGCCGTCCATTGGGTTCGGGTGGACGATCCGCGCCATCGCGTTTGTGCAGATGGGCACGTTGATGATTGCTTTCGTGTTCCTGCGGCCGAGGGTGAAGCCGAGGAAGGCCGGGAGCATCGTTGAGTGGGCGGCGTTCAAAGAATTGGAGTACACGTTCTACGCCATCGGATCTCTCTTG AATTACCTCGGCGTCTTTTTCGCCTTTTACTACCTTGCCTCCTACACCCGCGACATTATCGGGTTGAGCTACAACCCCTCTCTCAACCTCTTGCTCGTCCTCAACGGCGTGGGCGTGCCAGGCCGCATCTTACCTGGctacatcgccgaccgcgtcGGCTCTATCAACACTCTTATTCCCATGTCTTTCATCTCCGGCCTACTCATGTACTGCTGGgtcgccgtctcctccaCGTCGGGCCTCTACACGTGGACGCCCTTCTatggcctcgccgccagcgccatcCAAAGCCTGTTCCCCTCCGCCCTGAGCCAGCTAACGAGCGACCCGCGAAAGCAGGGCACGAGGATGGGTATGACATTTACCATTGTCAGCTTTGCCGTGCTGACGGGTCCGCCGATTGCCGGTGCCATCATTTCGGCCGAAGGCGGCAGGTATGTCGGAGCGCAGGTCTACGCGGGGACGTGCTTGCTTGCCGGCATGTGTTTCTGGATTGCCGCAAGGGTGGTGAAGACGAGAAAGGCCGGTGGGGGGCTCTGGTTCAAAACGTGA